A single window of Leptolyngbya ohadii IS1 DNA harbors:
- a CDS encoding sirohydrochlorin chelatase — MVLSSDISGSFASGSFENITPQDSLNLADREAVNAVQLAPLPFHRPVLLVGHGSRDADGRQGLLDFAEAYQALDPSRPVVPCFLELTEPSIQQGVDRCVEQGYTELSVLPILLFAARHNKFDVTNELDRARQRHPQVKFHYGRHFGITPGILDLWEARLTELDQPQWNPKGIDRSETVLLFVGRGSSDPDANGDVYKMARMMWEGSGYHTVETCFIGITHPRLEEGFRRARLYQPKRIVVLPYFLFTGALVKKIFNIAAEQQQLHPEIELTCLPEMGMHPQLFHVLRDREIETQLGQVNMNCEMCKFRLAAVGQAGAHGHSHDHGHSHDHGHSHDHGHSHDHHDHGHSHGHDHGHGHSHDHAHGAIDPYAEPEQYHQRIWNVP, encoded by the coding sequence ATGGTGCTTTCTTCTGATATTTCTGGTTCTTTTGCGTCTGGTTCTTTCGAGAACATTACCCCACAGGATTCGCTGAATCTTGCCGATCGAGAGGCTGTGAATGCGGTTCAGCTTGCGCCGTTGCCGTTTCACCGTCCAGTTCTGCTCGTTGGGCATGGAAGCCGCGATGCCGATGGTCGTCAGGGCTTGCTGGATTTTGCCGAGGCATATCAGGCGCTCGATCCGTCGCGTCCGGTGGTTCCCTGCTTTCTGGAACTGACCGAACCATCGATCCAGCAAGGGGTCGATCGCTGTGTGGAGCAGGGCTATACGGAACTGTCGGTGCTGCCGATTCTCCTGTTTGCGGCGCGGCACAATAAGTTTGACGTGACCAATGAACTCGATCGCGCCCGGCAGCGGCATCCCCAGGTCAAGTTCCACTACGGCAGACATTTTGGCATTACGCCTGGCATTCTCGATCTGTGGGAAGCCCGTCTAACGGAACTGGATCAGCCCCAGTGGAATCCTAAGGGAATCGATCGCAGTGAAACCGTGCTGCTGTTTGTGGGACGTGGTTCCAGCGACCCGGATGCCAATGGTGATGTCTACAAAATGGCTCGCATGATGTGGGAAGGCAGCGGCTATCACACCGTGGAAACCTGCTTTATCGGCATCACCCATCCCCGTCTGGAGGAGGGCTTCCGGCGTGCCAGACTGTACCAGCCGAAGCGAATCGTCGTGCTGCCCTACTTCCTGTTTACCGGGGCACTGGTGAAGAAGATTTTCAACATCGCCGCCGAGCAGCAGCAGCTTCACCCCGAAATCGAACTGACCTGCCTGCCCGAAATGGGAATGCATCCTCAGCTTTTCCATGTGCTGCGCGATCGCGAAATTGAAACCCAGCTGGGTCAGGTCAACATGAACTGCGAGATGTGCAAGTTCCGATTGGCGGCAGTGGGTCAGGCTGGCGCACACGGACATTCGCACGATCATGGGCACTCCCACGACCACGGACATTCGCACGATCACGGTCATTCCCACGACCATCACGACCACGGTCATTCTCACGGGCACGACCACGGACATGGGCATTCTCACGATCATGCTCACGGCGCGATCGATCCCTATGCGGAGCCGGAACAATACCACCAGCGGATCTGGAATGTGCCCTAG
- the nusB gene encoding transcription antitermination factor NusB, translated as MQARRIARELALLSVGQLPSKPQQLQTQQLQDIVLAAIRTLTTEVQDTLETAAAELSRASDRLLNSETRAIDLNSAKAMVTEAVELTQKAINRIGASLELPEFIQLVNQKEVRAYAMEILTQVQANRAKVDQLIDESMVDWQLSRLARVDQDILRIAVTEMWVLGLAPQVAINEAVELGKRYSGDEGHRFINGVLRRVSDRLSGKPVADLSDSSVSGSNSAG; from the coding sequence ATGCAAGCTCGCAGAATTGCCCGTGAACTCGCTCTCCTCAGCGTGGGTCAGTTGCCCAGTAAGCCACAGCAGCTCCAGACCCAGCAACTTCAAGATATTGTGCTAGCGGCGATCCGAACCCTGACCACGGAGGTACAGGATACGCTAGAAACGGCGGCGGCGGAGCTAAGTCGCGCCAGCGATCGACTGCTAAATAGTGAGACGAGGGCGATCGATCTCAATAGCGCCAAGGCGATGGTCACGGAGGCAGTAGAGCTAACCCAGAAGGCAATTAACCGTATCGGGGCATCGCTGGAACTGCCGGAATTCATTCAGCTTGTGAACCAGAAGGAAGTCCGCGCCTACGCGATGGAAATATTGACGCAGGTACAGGCAAACCGGGCAAAGGTCGATCAGCTCATTGACGAATCGATGGTGGATTGGCAGTTGAGCCGTCTGGCGCGGGTGGATCAGGATATCCTCCGGATTGCCGTAACGGAAATGTGGGTGCTGGGACTTGCACCCCAGGTTGCCATCAATGAAGCGGTTGAACTGGGCAAGCGATACAGCGGCGATGAAGGGCATCGGTTCATTAACGGCGTACTGCGGCGGGTCAGCGATCGTCTCAGCGGGAAACCTGTTGCAGACCTATCGGACTCTAGCGTTTCCGGCTCTAACTCCGCAGGCTGA
- a CDS encoding glycosyltransferase family 2 protein produces MRKWRVELRKAIFAHAVLIIFPTIVFYWMRLEGLGVTGLHLVIATFYVISGLMLLVESTSAIARRFATDDYKLERNRFRRSYFRLKDRLGLGGARQPYPKIPVPRCSFLLAAYLPNEQEIILETLEHILLDVQRPPDGIEVVLAYNTPNDLSIEEDLRKLSQLYPELKLLRVEGSRSKAENLNAAFELVTGEITCILDADHHPAPDCLYRAWHWIEQGYDVVQGRSIIRNHRENLLTQTIAVEFEMIYGIVHSAKSFLTDSSIFGGSNGYWRTDVLKQIRFNPVMLTEDIDASMRTLLHGYRILHDRSIISTELAPEDLKSFWFQRKRWAQGWLEVALKYQRQLWNSDKLSLVQKAFWIYLLYYCEFYSLVALQIIPIVLSLSLAEGTIPDSLNNYLWFSTMVSFVGGVYQTIATAKVAHVRYPFYYYINHVLLLVPYIFFKNVIAIVAIYDHVRGHSSWLVTPRGKQAYYISNLQKETVPPSPSVLNSTKS; encoded by the coding sequence GTGAGGAAGTGGAGGGTCGAGCTACGGAAGGCAATATTTGCCCATGCCGTGCTGATTATTTTTCCGACGATCGTATTTTATTGGATGCGGCTGGAGGGTTTGGGCGTTACTGGACTCCATCTGGTGATTGCCACTTTTTATGTGATTAGTGGACTAATGCTGCTGGTGGAATCAACTAGCGCGATCGCTCGCCGATTTGCCACGGACGATTATAAGCTGGAGCGGAATCGGTTTCGCCGATCTTACTTTCGTCTTAAGGATCGTCTGGGACTGGGAGGTGCAAGACAGCCCTATCCCAAAATTCCCGTTCCCCGCTGCTCCTTTCTGCTTGCCGCCTACCTGCCAAATGAGCAGGAAATTATTCTAGAAACGCTAGAGCATATTTTGCTAGACGTGCAGCGTCCGCCAGACGGCATTGAGGTGGTGCTGGCATACAACACGCCCAACGATCTCTCGATCGAGGAAGACCTGCGAAAACTGTCCCAACTCTACCCAGAACTAAAGCTGCTGCGGGTGGAGGGCAGTCGATCGAAGGCGGAAAACCTCAACGCGGCGTTTGAGCTTGTCACCGGAGAAATTACCTGCATTCTGGACGCGGATCACCACCCTGCGCCCGATTGCTTGTATCGTGCCTGGCACTGGATCGAGCAGGGCTACGACGTGGTTCAAGGACGCAGCATTATCCGCAACCACCGGGAAAACCTGCTAACCCAGACGATCGCCGTTGAGTTTGAAATGATCTACGGGATCGTTCACTCGGCAAAATCCTTCCTCACTGACTCCAGCATTTTTGGCGGCTCCAACGGCTATTGGCGCACGGATGTCCTGAAGCAAATCCGCTTTAACCCCGTGATGCTGACCGAAGACATCGACGCCTCAATGCGAACCCTGCTGCACGGCTACCGGATCTTGCACGATCGCAGCATTATCAGCACCGAACTGGCTCCCGAAGATCTAAAATCCTTCTGGTTTCAGCGAAAACGCTGGGCACAGGGCTGGTTAGAAGTCGCATTGAAATATCAGCGGCAGCTTTGGAATTCAGATAAGCTCAGCTTAGTCCAGAAGGCTTTCTGGATTTATTTGCTTTATTACTGTGAGTTCTATTCCCTCGTCGCTCTTCAAATTATCCCGATCGTCCTCAGCCTCTCCCTCGCCGAAGGCACCATTCCCGATAGTCTAAATAACTACCTGTGGTTCAGCACCATGGTTTCCTTTGTTGGCGGCGTGTATCAGACGATAGCCACGGCAAAAGTGGCTCATGTGCGCTATCCGTTCTACTACTACATCAACCATGTCCTGCTGCTGGTTCCCTACATCTTCTTCAAGAATGTCATTGCGATCGTGGCAATCTACGACCATGTGCGAGGTCACTCAAGCTGGCTGGTTACGCCGCGCGGCAAGCAAGCCTATTACATCTCCAATTTGCAGAAGGAAACCGTTCCCCCGTCTCCCTCCGTCCTGAATTCCACAAAGTCCTGA
- a CDS encoding NAD-dependent malic enzyme: MVSLTPNPSYSLTIRIQLPNMAGTLAPVIQAIAAAGGNIGQIDLMEANRKTLIREITIDASSTEHSQAIVQAIKEVQGIKVLDVYDRTFSLHQGGKISVQSKISLKRQSDLAIAYTPGVARICTAIAQQPERVYELTIKSNTVAIVTDGSAVLGLGNLGAAGALPVMEGKAMLFKEFAGIDAFPICLATQDVEEIVQAVKHIAPVFGGVNLEDISAPRCFEIEARLKQELDIPVFHDDQHGTAIVTLAAMLNALKLVGKSIEQVRIVINGAGAAGIAIAQLLKTAGAKTIVLCDSRGILSTSRTDLNDQKRKFAVAESGLLADAMVNADVFLGVSAPGVVSVDMVKSMAKDPIVFAMANPIPEIQPELVTDLVAVMATGRSDYPNQINNVLAFPGVFRGTLDCRAKTMTTGMFLEAAKAIASLVNPEDLNQEHIVPSVFDDRIAISVAAAVRDAARAEGIAQA, encoded by the coding sequence ATGGTCAGTCTGACACCCAACCCTAGCTATAGTTTAACGATTCGGATTCAGTTACCCAATATGGCGGGAACACTGGCTCCAGTCATTCAGGCGATCGCCGCAGCAGGCGGAAACATTGGGCAGATTGACTTGATGGAGGCAAACCGCAAAACGCTGATCCGGGAAATCACGATCGATGCGTCGAGTACGGAACATTCCCAGGCGATCGTGCAGGCGATTAAGGAAGTTCAGGGAATTAAGGTGCTGGATGTCTACGATCGCACGTTTAGTTTGCATCAGGGCGGCAAAATCAGCGTCCAGAGCAAGATCTCCCTGAAGCGGCAGAGCGATCTGGCAATTGCCTATACTCCCGGTGTGGCGCGGATCTGTACGGCGATCGCCCAGCAGCCAGAGCGGGTGTACGAACTGACGATTAAAAGCAATACGGTGGCAATCGTGACGGATGGCAGCGCCGTTTTGGGACTGGGGAATCTGGGGGCAGCGGGTGCCCTGCCCGTGATGGAAGGGAAGGCAATGCTGTTCAAGGAATTTGCCGGAATCGATGCCTTTCCCATCTGCCTGGCAACCCAGGATGTGGAGGAAATTGTCCAGGCGGTCAAGCATATCGCCCCGGTGTTTGGCGGCGTCAACCTGGAGGACATCAGCGCTCCCCGCTGCTTTGAAATCGAAGCCCGTCTGAAGCAGGAACTTGATATTCCCGTGTTTCACGATGACCAGCACGGTACGGCGATCGTCACCCTGGCAGCGATGCTGAATGCGCTGAAACTGGTCGGCAAGTCGATCGAGCAGGTGCGAATTGTGATCAATGGAGCTGGAGCCGCCGGAATTGCGATCGCCCAGCTTTTAAAAACCGCAGGCGCAAAGACGATTGTGCTGTGCGACTCTCGTGGCATTCTCTCAACCAGCCGGACGGATCTGAATGACCAGAAGCGCAAATTTGCCGTCGCCGAAAGCGGACTGCTGGCGGATGCAATGGTAAACGCGGATGTGTTTCTGGGGGTCAGCGCACCGGGCGTTGTGAGCGTAGACATGGTGAAATCGATGGCAAAAGACCCGATCGTCTTTGCAATGGCGAACCCGATTCCTGAAATTCAGCCGGAGCTAGTCACGGATCTGGTGGCAGTAATGGCAACCGGACGCAGCGACTACCCCAACCAGATTAATAACGTGCTGGCATTCCCTGGCGTATTTCGCGGCACCCTCGACTGTCGCGCCAAAACCATGACCACCGGAATGTTTTTAGAGGCGGCAAAGGCGATCGCTTCCCTGGTCAACCCTGAGGATTTGAATCAGGAACATATTGTGCCCTCGGTGTTTGACGATCGGATTGCGATTTCGGTGGCGGCAGCAGTCCGGGATGCGGCACGGGCGGAGGGCATTGCCCAGGCTTAG
- a CDS encoding SRPBCC domain-containing protein, which produces MPSLYTEIEINAPKSFVWQALISKEKWLYWNTFLYDRNPQKPFIQGRKVHLSLRRIREESETEFEPRITLLQPETCLRWIYTAPGFRSESIFELQQVDRQRTKYIQQENLSGAVTPVFLLFLRQDQQQGLRRMARELKQYVEGFR; this is translated from the coding sequence ATGCCCAGCCTCTACACCGAAATTGAAATCAATGCGCCCAAGTCATTTGTTTGGCAAGCCCTGATTAGCAAGGAGAAATGGCTGTACTGGAATACGTTTTTGTACGATCGCAATCCCCAAAAGCCGTTTATCCAGGGGAGAAAAGTCCATCTCTCGCTGCGGCGAATCCGAGAAGAAAGCGAAACGGAATTTGAGCCGCGCATTACGCTCTTGCAGCCGGAAACCTGTCTGCGCTGGATTTACACCGCTCCTGGCTTTCGTAGCGAAAGCATCTTTGAATTGCAGCAGGTCGATCGCCAGCGAACAAAATACATTCAGCAGGAGAACCTGTCCGGGGCTGTGACGCCTGTGTTTCTGCTATTTTTGCGTCAGGATCAGCAGCAGGGCTTACGCCGCATGGCAAGAGAACTCAAGCAATATGTCGAAGGCTTCCGTTAG
- a CDS encoding rhodanese-like domain-containing protein: protein MPGLPAPLRQLAWKALKRSIRRKFPQVQQIDSAALAAELQQRQDIQQKPEQKTGQKPVLLDVRSPEEYAVSHLPDAHQISPATKDFSSLPYSPDTPIVCYCSVGYRSAQLCDRLQAAGYQHVRNLEGSIFEWVNQGYPVYRNGEVVRSVHPYNAQWGLLLERSKERSPG from the coding sequence ATGCCTGGTCTCCCTGCCCCCCTTCGACAGCTTGCCTGGAAAGCCCTAAAGCGATCGATTCGCCGTAAGTTTCCTCAGGTTCAGCAGATTGACTCCGCAGCGCTGGCGGCAGAGCTTCAGCAGAGGCAGGACATTCAACAGAAGCCTGAACAAAAAACTGGACAGAAGCCCGTTTTGCTCGACGTGCGATCGCCCGAAGAATACGCGGTCAGCCATTTACCCGACGCACATCAAATCAGTCCCGCCACCAAGGATTTTTCCAGCCTTCCCTATTCCCCCGATACGCCGATCGTCTGCTACTGTTCAGTCGGCTACCGTTCGGCGCAATTGTGCGATCGTTTGCAGGCAGCAGGCTATCAGCATGTCCGCAACCTGGAAGGCTCGATTTTTGAGTGGGTGAATCAGGGCTATCCGGTTTATCGCAACGGGGAAGTTGTGCGATCGGTTCACCCCTACAATGCCCAATGGGGGCTGCTGCTGGAGCGATCGAAGGAGAGATCCCCTGGCTGA
- a CDS encoding MarC family protein — protein sequence MEISIFVRTFVAVFVLADALGNAPIFLVLTKGMEPPERNRVVDRASFIATLVILTFAFAGKAILNYLHISMASLQVAGGLLLLLIALDMLKGELDEPIVEQGRDVAITPLALPLLAGPGTLTTVMLLMSNAPSAAGHISVAVGIVAAMAVTWFIFRQATWIDKFIGAEGAVIATQLLGFLLAALAIEIGSSGIRELLLTQATHSGWG from the coding sequence ATGGAAATCTCCATCTTTGTCCGAACGTTTGTGGCGGTATTTGTGCTGGCAGATGCACTGGGCAATGCGCCGATTTTTCTGGTTCTTACAAAGGGTATGGAACCCCCGGAACGAAATCGTGTCGTCGATCGCGCCAGTTTTATCGCCACGCTGGTCATTCTCACCTTTGCCTTTGCCGGAAAAGCGATTTTGAACTATCTGCACATCAGCATGGCATCACTTCAGGTTGCAGGAGGACTGCTGCTATTGCTGATTGCGCTGGATATGCTCAAAGGCGAACTGGATGAACCGATCGTCGAACAGGGACGCGACGTTGCCATTACGCCCTTAGCCCTGCCCCTGCTTGCCGGACCCGGAACTCTCACAACCGTCATGCTGCTAATGTCAAATGCTCCTTCGGCAGCGGGTCATATCAGCGTAGCAGTGGGGATTGTGGCAGCAATGGCAGTTACCTGGTTTATCTTCCGGCAGGCAACCTGGATTGATAAATTTATCGGTGCAGAAGGGGCAGTCATTGCGACTCAACTCCTGGGCTTCCTGCTGGCGGCTCTGGCGATCGAGATTGGGAGTTCGGGCATTCGGGAGCTTCTGTTAACCCAGGCAACTCACTCAGGATGGGGCTAA
- the cobA gene encoding uroporphyrinogen-III C-methyltransferase, whose translation MGKVYLIGAGPGDPGLMTLKGKSLLEHADVVIYDALVSPPILAMINPQAEKIDAGKRRGRHSLLQEETTQLLIEKAQHHAIVVRLKGGDPFVFGRGGEEMEDLMRAGVPVEVVPGITSGIAAPAYVGIPLTHRNYSSSVTFVTGHESAGKYRPQVNWQAIAHGSETIVIYMGVHNLPYIIGELIAAGLDAQTPIALIRWGTRPDQEQLIGTLATIAQQVEETGFEAPAIAVVGRVVDLHQTLATVTLPPIIQA comes from the coding sequence ATCGGCAAAGTCTACCTCATCGGTGCAGGACCCGGCGACCCCGGACTCATGACCCTAAAAGGCAAAAGCTTGCTAGAACACGCGGATGTGGTGATCTACGATGCGCTGGTGAGTCCACCCATTCTGGCAATGATCAACCCGCAGGCGGAAAAGATCGACGCAGGCAAGCGACGGGGACGGCACTCGCTCCTCCAGGAGGAAACGACTCAGCTTTTAATCGAGAAGGCACAGCACCACGCGATCGTCGTGCGGCTCAAGGGCGGCGATCCCTTTGTATTTGGGCGGGGCGGCGAGGAAATGGAGGATTTGATGCGGGCGGGCGTTCCGGTGGAAGTTGTACCGGGCATTACGTCAGGGATTGCGGCTCCGGCATACGTGGGCATTCCGCTAACCCATCGCAACTACAGTTCTTCTGTCACTTTTGTCACGGGTCACGAATCGGCAGGGAAGTACCGCCCGCAGGTCAACTGGCAGGCAATCGCCCACGGATCTGAGACGATCGTGATTTACATGGGAGTTCACAATCTGCCCTACATCATCGGCGAACTCATCGCCGCAGGCTTGGATGCTCAAACGCCGATCGCCCTGATTCGCTGGGGAACCCGTCCCGATCAGGAACAGCTGATTGGCACTCTAGCAACGATCGCCCAGCAGGTCGAAGAAACTGGATTTGAGGCTCCGGCGATCGCGGTGGTGGGTCGGGTGGTTGACCTGCATCAAACTTTAGCGACGGTGACACTACCTCCTATCATTCAGGCATGA
- the malQ gene encoding 4-alpha-glucanotransferase — MTFQRASGILLHPTCLPGRFGIGDLGRSAYEFIDFLERSGQKLWQVLPLGPTGDEHSPYIMNFSAFAGNPLMISLETLAEEGLLDADQLQPIGESGEPGYGRVDFDRVIPVKYGYLKQAFDRFTQKLEKEPNPEYEQFCQEQAWWLDDFVLFMALLEENGGKPWSQWERSIARRDPEALRTKSLELKDSIAFQKFMQFQFFEQWRKLRAYANSKGIQIVGDVSIYVCHNSSDVWSSPETFKLNPETLESAYIAGVPPDYFSATGQLWGNPVYDWDQIESTNFAWWIARFKATLLYVDIVRIDHFRGFEAYWEVPAGETTAINGKWVKGPDAKFFEALNAAVGSLPVMAEDLGIITPEVEELRDRFDFPGMRILQFAFGGGSDNAYLPHHYIPNCVVYPGTHDNDTTIGWWQKASDHERQFVAKYWGYAKPEDIKEINWLFASAALFSVADLAILSLQDVLGLDNRARMNDPSTNIGQWRWRYTDSALLTQEISDRLRQLTELYSR; from the coding sequence GTGACTTTTCAACGCGCCAGTGGTATTCTGCTCCACCCTACCTGCCTTCCCGGTCGCTTTGGCATTGGCGATTTAGGACGATCGGCTTACGAGTTTATCGATTTTCTGGAGCGCAGCGGACAAAAGCTGTGGCAGGTGCTTCCCCTGGGACCTACCGGGGACGAACATTCGCCCTACATCATGAACTTCAGTGCCTTTGCCGGAAATCCGCTGATGATCAGTCTGGAGACCCTGGCAGAGGAAGGCTTACTGGATGCCGATCAGCTCCAGCCCATTGGGGAATCGGGCGAACCGGGCTACGGACGAGTCGATTTCGATCGCGTCATTCCGGTCAAGTACGGCTACCTGAAGCAGGCATTCGATCGCTTCACGCAAAAACTCGAAAAGGAGCCAAACCCCGAATACGAGCAGTTTTGTCAGGAGCAAGCCTGGTGGCTGGATGATTTCGTCCTGTTTATGGCGCTATTGGAAGAGAACGGCGGCAAGCCCTGGAGTCAGTGGGAAAGATCGATCGCCCGTCGTGACCCGGAAGCGTTGAGAACCAAAAGCCTGGAACTGAAGGACAGCATCGCCTTCCAGAAATTCATGCAGTTCCAGTTCTTTGAACAGTGGCGCAAATTGCGGGCTTATGCGAACAGCAAAGGCATTCAGATCGTCGGTGACGTTTCGATCTACGTCTGCCACAACAGTTCGGATGTCTGGTCGAGTCCGGAAACCTTTAAGCTCAACCCGGAAACCCTTGAGTCTGCCTATATCGCGGGAGTCCCGCCGGACTACTTCAGCGCCACCGGACAGCTCTGGGGCAACCCCGTGTACGACTGGGATCAGATTGAAAGCACGAATTTCGCGTGGTGGATTGCGCGATTCAAGGCAACCCTGCTGTACGTGGATATCGTTCGCATCGACCACTTCCGGGGCTTCGAGGCGTACTGGGAAGTGCCCGCAGGCGAAACCACGGCGATTAACGGCAAATGGGTGAAAGGCCCGGACGCCAAATTCTTTGAGGCACTGAATGCAGCAGTTGGTTCCCTCCCCGTCATGGCGGAGGATCTGGGCATCATCACCCCCGAAGTGGAGGAACTGCGCGATCGCTTTGACTTCCCCGGAATGCGAATCCTCCAGTTTGCCTTTGGCGGCGGCTCCGACAATGCCTACCTGCCCCACCACTACATTCCCAACTGCGTCGTCTATCCCGGTACCCACGACAACGATACGACGATCGGCTGGTGGCAGAAAGCGAGCGATCACGAAAGGCAGTTTGTTGCTAAATACTGGGGCTACGCCAAGCCGGAGGATATCAAGGAAATTAACTGGCTGTTTGCCTCGGCGGCTCTCTTCTCCGTTGCGGATCTGGCAATCCTGTCCCTTCAGGATGTTTTGGGACTGGACAACCGCGCCCGCATGAACGATCCCAGTACCAACATTGGACAATGGCGCTGGCGATACACCGATTCTGCTCTGCTGACGCAGGAAATTAGCGATCGGCTGCGGCAACTGACGGAGCTATATAGCCGCTAG
- a CDS encoding Fe(3+) ABC transporter substrate-binding protein yields the protein MNKITRRAFLCGSAATAAVAIGQAGKARAQSSLTQSPVIRVAQSQQVLNLYSARHYDTDTALYDSFTARTGIRVNLIEAEADALIERIKSEGANSPADVLITVDAGRLWRAEQDGLFQPINSQAISQAVPANLRHPDGLWVGLSKRARVIMYDKTKVNPAELSTYEALADEKWRGQILVRSSSHVYNQSLVGSLLQATDANRTEAWARGVVANFARQPEGNDTAQIKACAAGVGSIAIVNTYYLPRLAKSEDPAERAVAEKIGVFFPNQRDRGTHVNISGGGVLKTAPNREAAVQFLEHLVSRESQAVFARSNNEYPVVEGVELDSVLASYGRFRDDAVNASIFGRNNPEALQIMDRAGWQ from the coding sequence ATGAACAAAATTACGCGACGGGCTTTTCTGTGTGGGAGTGCTGCAACGGCAGCTGTAGCGATCGGTCAGGCGGGCAAAGCTAGGGCACAGTCTTCTTTAACTCAGTCCCCTGTGATTCGCGTCGCCCAGTCTCAGCAAGTTTTAAACCTTTATTCTGCGCGGCACTACGACACCGATACCGCCCTCTACGACAGCTTTACTGCCAGGACGGGCATCCGGGTCAACCTGATCGAAGCGGAAGCCGATGCCCTAATCGAGCGGATTAAAAGCGAAGGGGCAAACAGTCCTGCCGATGTGCTGATCACGGTGGATGCAGGCAGACTTTGGCGAGCAGAGCAGGATGGACTCTTCCAGCCAATTAACTCCCAGGCGATCAGCCAAGCAGTTCCGGCAAATCTGCGCCATCCGGACGGACTGTGGGTAGGACTCTCGAAGCGGGCGCGGGTGATCATGTATGACAAAACAAAGGTGAACCCGGCAGAGCTTTCCACCTACGAGGCGCTGGCAGACGAGAAATGGCGCGGACAAATTCTGGTGCGCTCCTCCAGCCATGTTTACAACCAATCCCTAGTCGGTTCGCTGCTACAAGCCACAGACGCTAACCGAACCGAAGCCTGGGCGCGGGGTGTTGTCGCTAACTTTGCCCGTCAGCCGGAAGGCAACGATACGGCGCAAATTAAAGCCTGTGCTGCGGGAGTTGGTTCGATCGCCATTGTGAACACTTACTATCTGCCGCGCCTCGCGAAGTCCGAAGATCCGGCAGAAAGGGCTGTTGCGGAAAAGATTGGCGTTTTCTTCCCGAATCAGCGCGATCGGGGAACCCATGTGAATATCAGCGGGGGTGGGGTGCTGAAGACGGCTCCGAACCGGGAAGCGGCAGTGCAATTCCTGGAGCATCTGGTCAGCCGCGAGTCGCAGGCAGTTTTTGCCAGAAGCAACAATGAGTATCCCGTTGTGGAAGGCGTTGAGCTAGACTCCGTTCTGGCAAGCTACGGCAGATTCCGCGATGATGCGGTCAATGCCAGCATTTTTGGGCGCAACAACCCAGAAGCGCTGCAAATCATGGATCGGGCAGGCTGGCAGTAG
- the sipA gene encoding regulatory protein SipA, whose protein sequence is MSDVKPEAKSAAKEFTVGDRVRVVAMPPYLKTADPMPMLRPSSLIQLGEEGTVMDRRPGNYWGVKFARGVFLMESQYIDRVI, encoded by the coding sequence ATGTCGGACGTAAAGCCGGAAGCAAAATCAGCAGCTAAAGAATTTACGGTGGGCGATCGGGTGCGTGTGGTGGCAATGCCGCCCTACCTGAAAACCGCTGATCCCATGCCCATGCTCCGCCCTTCCAGTCTGATTCAGCTTGGCGAAGAGGGAACGGTGATGGATCGTCGTCCGGGGAACTACTGGGGCGTCAAGTTTGCCAGGGGCGTTTTTCTGATGGAGAGCCAGTATATCGATCGGGTCATTTAG